One Calditrichota bacterium DNA window includes the following coding sequences:
- a CDS encoding MBL fold metallo-hydrolase — MKTDFIHWLGHDSFIIENAGRVLYIDPWKLPADGPQADYIFVTHSHYDHFSHPDIEKISKIDSRIIGPKDVTDKLNGDVLSLKPNEVVRLDLLEIATIPAYNINKSFHPREKNWLGFVIKLSDGKKIYHAGDTDFIPEMKSLHVDIALLPVSGTYVMTAEEAAEAANTFKPEVAIPMHFGDIVGSAADAQIFQEKFKGTTVIKSIEK, encoded by the coding sequence ATGAAAACTGATTTTATTCATTGGCTCGGTCACGATAGCTTTATCATTGAGAATGCCGGAAGGGTTTTGTACATTGATCCCTGGAAATTACCGGCGGACGGGCCTCAGGCTGATTACATTTTTGTCACTCATAGCCACTATGACCATTTTTCCCATCCGGATATTGAAAAAATAAGCAAAATTGACAGTCGGATTATTGGTCCCAAAGACGTCACAGATAAACTGAACGGCGATGTACTGAGTCTCAAACCGAATGAAGTCGTCAGGCTTGATTTGTTGGAAATAGCGACAATCCCGGCGTACAACATTAACAAAAGCTTTCACCCGCGAGAAAAAAACTGGCTGGGATTTGTGATAAAATTGTCGGATGGCAAGAAAATTTATCATGCCGGGGACACGGACTTCATCCCGGAAATGAAATCGCTGCATGTGGACATCGCTTTGCTGCCAGTGAGCGGAACTTACGTTATGACTGCCGAGGAGGCCGCCGAAGCAGCCAATACATTCAAACCAGAAGTTGCTATCCCCATGCATTTTGGCGATATTGTAGGAAGCGCAGCTGATGCACAAATTTTCCAAGAAAAATTCAAAGGAACAACGGTTATCAAATCAATTGAGAAATAG
- a CDS encoding radical SAM protein yields MEKISFVIMKNNNVLLINPWIYDFAAYDFWIKPVGLLSVANFLEEYGYQTHLIDCLDRFHPLAPKTKNKKYGTGKFIRTPVENPNFTKSIPRRRYARYGLPIDAFLRAMDAVPPPMAILVTSGMTYWYPGVKLAIELAKKKFPGVPIILGGIYATLCFDHARDNMGADFVVKGQGEIEALKLVAAIAGFQHDLPLMPPPFPEPTFRHYRKLASAPLFTSVGCPFRCSFCASFLLSGKFRQKDPQAVIDEIRYFYYKRHVRFFAFFDDALFVNHEKHIEVILRHVIENQFQISFHTPNGVHPREITPELARTMYLANFKTIRLSYETINKSRQKEMGNKVSDDSLAQAVNNLVAAGYQARQIDAYVIMGIPGQTVDEVIESMLFVVSLGAKVRLTSFSPLPGTKDWQRSVELYNMPPNIDPLLTNNTLYPLAREDFPVETFEKLRKLSKTLNYGIDNGINFCEQSRFARSFRANFLKFNRLDG; encoded by the coding sequence TTGGAAAAAATTTCCTTTGTTATTATGAAAAATAATAATGTCCTTCTTATTAATCCGTGGATTTACGATTTTGCGGCGTACGATTTTTGGATTAAGCCAGTGGGTTTGTTGTCTGTCGCTAATTTCCTGGAAGAATATGGCTACCAGACCCATCTCATTGATTGCTTGGATCGATTTCATCCGCTTGCGCCAAAAACGAAAAACAAAAAATACGGCACGGGAAAATTTATCCGTACGCCGGTTGAAAATCCAAATTTCACCAAAAGTATTCCGAGACGACGCTATGCGCGCTACGGTTTGCCGATAGATGCATTTTTGCGAGCTATGGATGCGGTTCCGCCTCCGATGGCAATTTTAGTGACTTCAGGAATGACCTACTGGTACCCGGGCGTAAAATTAGCGATTGAATTGGCAAAGAAAAAATTTCCCGGCGTGCCGATAATTTTAGGCGGAATTTACGCCACGCTGTGTTTCGATCATGCGCGGGACAATATGGGCGCTGATTTTGTGGTCAAAGGCCAGGGCGAAATCGAGGCGCTGAAATTGGTCGCTGCAATTGCGGGATTTCAACACGATCTTCCGTTGATGCCGCCGCCTTTTCCCGAACCAACATTTCGCCATTATAGGAAATTAGCGTCGGCGCCATTGTTCACATCAGTCGGTTGTCCGTTTCGATGTTCATTTTGCGCCTCGTTTTTGCTTTCCGGCAAATTCAGGCAAAAAGATCCGCAGGCAGTGATCGATGAAATCCGCTATTTCTACTACAAGCGTCACGTCCGTTTTTTCGCCTTTTTCGACGATGCGCTGTTTGTCAACCACGAAAAACACATCGAAGTCATTCTGCGGCACGTCATTGAAAACCAATTTCAAATTTCTTTTCACACCCCGAATGGCGTTCATCCTCGGGAAATTACTCCTGAATTAGCGCGCACAATGTACCTCGCTAATTTCAAAACTATCCGCTTGAGCTACGAGACGATTAACAAATCGCGCCAGAAAGAAATGGGAAATAAAGTGTCCGACGACAGCCTGGCTCAGGCGGTTAATAATTTAGTCGCAGCCGGCTATCAGGCGCGCCAGATTGATGCCTACGTCATCATGGGAATTCCGGGCCAAACAGTCGACGAAGTTATCGAAAGCATGCTTTTTGTCGTCAGTTTGGGCGCAAAAGTGAGGCTCACGTCTTTTTCGCCGCTACCGGGAACAAAAGATTGGCAGCGCTCGGTTGAATTGTACAACATGCCCCCGAATATTGATCCGCTTCTCACCAACAACACTCTTTATCCACTGGCGCGGGAAGATTTTCCGGTGGAAACATTTGAAAAGTTAAGAAAATTATCAAAAACGCTCAATTATGGAATCGATAACGGAATCAATTTTTGCGAGCAATCCCGCTTCGCTCGCTCGTTTCGCGCTAATTTTTTAAAATTTAATCGACTTGACGGATAA
- a CDS encoding DUF368 domain-containing protein, with amino-acid sequence MKNVKKDILLIVKGGAIGVANIIPGVSGGTIAVVLGIYEYLIEAISNFVTDKQKRKEYVIFLAKIAIGAVTVIFLSAKLMKFLLENYFIYTNLAFVGLIAGSIPSIYKSHDEMKPSTASIISFFVGAGIILLFEFAFPGVEKTEAVDVAFNLSFNAAMLLVVAGFFAGGSMIVPGISGSFIMLLMGQYYIVTSCVADRNVVPLLIVGVGIMLGIFIFAKIIDILLKKFPKETFYFILGLVIASLYSIYPGMPHGTTELMFAIVITVICFLISFIIGKSET; translated from the coding sequence ATGAAAAATGTGAAAAAGGATATTTTACTGATCGTGAAAGGCGGCGCTATCGGGGTTGCCAATATTATCCCGGGCGTTTCCGGAGGCACGATAGCAGTTGTGCTGGGAATTTATGAATACCTGATAGAAGCGATCAGCAATTTTGTCACCGACAAACAAAAGCGCAAAGAATACGTCATTTTTCTGGCTAAAATTGCCATTGGCGCGGTGACAGTTATTTTCCTCTCGGCAAAATTGATGAAATTTTTGCTGGAGAATTATTTTATTTACACGAATCTGGCTTTTGTGGGGTTGATTGCCGGTTCCATTCCATCTATTTACAAAAGCCATGATGAGATGAAACCGAGCACTGCATCTATCATTTCCTTTTTTGTCGGTGCGGGAATAATTTTGCTGTTTGAATTTGCTTTTCCCGGAGTTGAAAAAACAGAAGCTGTGGACGTTGCTTTCAACCTCAGTTTTAATGCTGCCATGCTGCTGGTAGTCGCCGGATTTTTTGCCGGTGGATCCATGATTGTGCCGGGAATTAGCGGCTCATTCATCATGCTTTTAATGGGTCAGTATTATATTGTGACAAGTTGCGTGGCGGATCGAAATGTTGTCCCTTTGCTCATCGTAGGCGTGGGAATTATGTTGGGAATTTTCATTTTCGCTAAAATCATCGACATTTTGTTGAAAAAATTTCCCAAAGAAACTTTTTATTTTATTCTGGGGCTGGTTATTGCCTCGTTGTACAGTATTTATCCGGGAATGCCCCACGGCACGACTGAACTCATGTTTGCCATTGTCATTACTGTAATTTGTTTTTTGATTTCATTTATTATCGGAAAATCTGAAACTTAA
- a CDS encoding protein-L-isoaspartate(D-aspartate) O-methyltransferase: MDNFCDARQHMVENQIKKRGIRNKTVLEAMGRVPRHLFIEKKHWSHAYNDSPVPIECSQTISQPYMVALMTELADPAADKSVLEIGTGSGYQTAILAEVFGKVFTVERHRILAEHAKQILTEMGYYNINYKIDDGSDGWGEKAPFDAVIVSAAAPVVPDSLVRQLRKTGKMVIPVGSHFQQTLQLVQKRGDSFISKAICGCVFVPLIGKQGWEE, encoded by the coding sequence ATGGATAACTTTTGTGACGCTCGGCAACACATGGTCGAGAATCAGATTAAAAAAAGGGGTATCAGAAACAAAACGGTCCTCGAAGCCATGGGGCGCGTCCCGCGGCATCTTTTTATTGAAAAAAAGCACTGGTCTCATGCATACAATGATTCTCCGGTGCCCATCGAGTGTTCCCAGACAATTTCACAGCCATACATGGTCGCGCTTATGACTGAATTAGCAGATCCAGCGGCTGACAAATCCGTATTAGAGATCGGAACGGGTTCCGGCTATCAGACGGCGATTTTGGCTGAAGTCTTTGGCAAAGTTTTTACTGTTGAGAGACATAGAATTTTAGCTGAGCACGCGAAACAAATTCTGACAGAGATGGGCTATTACAATATTAATTATAAAATTGATGACGGCTCTGATGGCTGGGGAGAGAAAGCGCCGTTCGATGCGGTTATTGTCTCCGCTGCCGCGCCGGTGGTGCCGGACTCACTAGTGCGACAATTGAGAAAAACAGGGAAAATGGTGATTCCGGTAGGGTCTCATTTTCAGCAAACGCTGCAATTAGTTCAAAAGAGAGGCGATTCTTTCATCTCAAAAGCTATTTGTGGTTGTGTATTTGTGCCGTTGATCGGAAAGCAGGGGTGGGAGGAATAG
- a CDS encoding molybdenum cofactor guanylyltransferase codes for MEESFLSKNLCGAIILAGGKSSRFGSDKTLVDFQGAPLLLRVVNIVKNFTRDIVIVTNSPEKLTFLPYRKERDLIANCGPLGGIYTGLCHSNHEKNIVVPADMPFISAECIQYLLDQSEKADVTVPVHDNKYEPLCAIYSKSCIPIIKKQLESGDNQVFAFYDKVNTMKLNFGEELHFYHRHIFYNINSVRDLERLNFSWPVLKRVITNLGVK; via the coding sequence ATGGAAGAAAGTTTTCTTTCAAAAAATTTGTGTGGCGCAATAATTTTAGCCGGCGGCAAAAGTAGCCGCTTTGGTTCGGACAAAACGCTGGTCGATTTTCAGGGTGCGCCTTTACTCCTACGAGTAGTCAATATCGTTAAAAATTTCACAAGGGATATTGTCATCGTGACCAACTCGCCGGAAAAGTTGACTTTTCTTCCCTATCGAAAAGAGAGGGATTTAATCGCCAACTGCGGTCCCCTGGGCGGCATTTATACCGGTCTTTGCCACTCAAACCATGAGAAAAATATCGTCGTGCCGGCAGATATGCCCTTTATTTCAGCCGAATGCATTCAGTACTTGCTTGACCAGAGCGAAAAAGCTGATGTCACCGTGCCTGTTCACGACAATAAATACGAACCGTTATGCGCTATTTACTCTAAAAGTTGCATCCCGATAATAAAAAAACAATTGGAATCCGGCGACAATCAGGTTTTTGCTTTTTACGACAAGGTGAATACGATGAAGCTTAATTTTGGGGAAGAGCTACACTTTTATCACCGTCACATTTTTTACAACATCAATTCTGTTCGTGATCTGGAACGTCTTAATTTTTCATGGCCGGTTTTAAAGCGCGTCATCACTAATTTGGGTGTAAAATGA
- a CDS encoding molybdopterin-dependent oxidoreductase has translation MSKKLNRREFIKISSLGLGGATLGASLFDPFDLMGKAKGFAGPNIEKFPTYCEICFWKCAGWAVKKDGQPWKIEGNENDPLCNGRLCPRGTGGIGAYLDDERLKTPLIRTAERGKQTFREATWDEALDYIAQKMEMIKEKYGPECFALFSHGTGGTFFKNLLRAYGSDNVTAPSYAQCRGPREDAYYFTFGEIIGSPPNTDIKNADCLVLIGSHLGENMHNTQVQEFAELIQRGGTIISVDPRFSVAASKAKYWLPIKPATDLALLLAWINVIVEEKLYDKDYVARYTHGFEELKAEVKNYTPEWAYPITTISPDLIRKTAREMGKAAPRVIIHPGRHVTWYGDDTQRVRAGAILNALLGSWGRKGGFFFPAKKKVPKYPLPKYPKPNMTWWDLNPNKYPLASEILAQGLCDATVPSLDRKCSIRGWIVYGVNIPTSIPNFPKVLEGIQNLELLVAIDTMPSEITGWADVVLPECTYLERYDDLRISQGRIPTVALRAPVFKPRWQSKPGSWIAKELAKKLGLEKYFPWKNMEEYLDFRLKKIGSSLEEMKKIGVKKFDWDQPLYGLDGEDFEFNTDTGKIELSSTVLAESGFDSIPKYTRHEEPGEGYYRLLYGRAPMHTFGRTTNNPILVQLMNENQVWINTDVAKEWGIENGQYIKLENQDGVVSNKIKAKVTERIRRDCVFMVHGFGHRSKMMKRSYLKGADDNQLITKVLEDPIMGGTGMRGNFVTFKVEEA, from the coding sequence ATGTCAAAAAAACTTAATCGTCGTGAGTTCATTAAAATTTCTTCGTTGGGGTTAGGCGGAGCGACTCTTGGCGCCAGTCTTTTCGATCCCTTTGATCTGATGGGAAAAGCGAAAGGATTTGCCGGGCCCAACATTGAAAAATTCCCTACTTACTGTGAGATTTGTTTTTGGAAATGCGCTGGCTGGGCTGTCAAAAAGGACGGTCAGCCGTGGAAAATTGAGGGCAATGAAAACGATCCTCTGTGTAACGGAAGATTGTGCCCCAGAGGAACCGGAGGCATCGGCGCTTATCTTGACGATGAAAGATTAAAAACGCCTCTCATCAGAACCGCCGAGCGCGGAAAGCAAACATTCCGCGAAGCCACCTGGGACGAGGCGCTGGACTACATTGCCCAAAAAATGGAAATGATCAAAGAAAAATACGGCCCCGAATGTTTCGCCCTATTCAGCCACGGCACTGGCGGCACTTTTTTCAAAAATTTGCTTCGCGCCTACGGCAGCGACAATGTTACCGCGCCATCTTACGCCCAGTGCCGCGGTCCTCGTGAAGATGCCTACTATTTTACTTTCGGCGAAATCATCGGCTCACCGCCGAACACAGATATTAAAAATGCGGATTGCCTGGTATTGATCGGCTCGCACCTTGGCGAAAACATGCACAATACTCAGGTACAAGAATTTGCAGAATTGATCCAGCGCGGCGGTACAATTATTTCTGTTGATCCGCGATTTTCCGTCGCCGCCAGCAAAGCGAAATATTGGCTCCCCATTAAACCGGCGACCGATTTGGCGCTTTTGCTCGCCTGGATTAACGTGATTGTTGAGGAAAAACTTTACGACAAAGATTACGTCGCACGCTACACCCACGGCTTTGAAGAACTCAAAGCAGAGGTGAAAAACTACACTCCGGAATGGGCATATCCGATCACTACTATTTCGCCGGATTTGATTCGAAAAACGGCTCGGGAAATGGGAAAAGCAGCTCCGCGAGTAATCATCCATCCGGGTCGGCATGTGACCTGGTACGGTGATGATACGCAGCGAGTGCGAGCGGGCGCAATTTTGAATGCGCTTCTGGGAAGCTGGGGCAGAAAAGGCGGATTTTTCTTCCCGGCAAAAAAGAAAGTGCCGAAATATCCCCTTCCCAAATACCCCAAACCAAATATGACATGGTGGGATTTGAACCCAAACAAATACCCGTTGGCTTCGGAGATTTTGGCGCAAGGTCTCTGCGATGCTACGGTGCCTTCCCTCGACAGAAAATGTTCCATCAGAGGCTGGATCGTTTACGGCGTAAATATTCCTACGAGTATTCCCAATTTTCCAAAAGTACTCGAGGGAATTCAAAATCTGGAATTGCTCGTCGCCATTGACACCATGCCTTCTGAAATCACCGGCTGGGCAGATGTCGTGTTGCCGGAATGTACTTATCTGGAACGTTACGATGATTTGCGTATTTCCCAGGGACGAATTCCGACGGTGGCGCTGCGGGCGCCGGTTTTCAAGCCGCGCTGGCAATCAAAACCAGGGTCCTGGATTGCCAAGGAATTGGCAAAAAAACTCGGGTTGGAAAAATATTTTCCGTGGAAAAATATGGAAGAATATCTTGACTTTCGATTGAAAAAAATTGGCTCATCTCTGGAGGAAATGAAAAAGATCGGGGTGAAAAAATTTGACTGGGATCAGCCGCTTTACGGTCTGGATGGCGAAGATTTCGAATTTAACACCGATACCGGTAAAATTGAATTATCCTCGACAGTTTTGGCGGAGAGCGGATTTGATTCTATTCCAAAATACACTCGCCATGAGGAACCAGGGGAAGGCTATTATCGGCTGCTCTATGGTCGTGCGCCGATGCATACTTTTGGCCGTACAACAAACAATCCCATTCTTGTCCAACTGATGAATGAAAACCAAGTCTGGATAAACACCGACGTTGCAAAAGAATGGGGCATCGAAAACGGCCAGTATATCAAATTGGAAAACCAGGACGGCGTTGTGAGCAATAAAATTAAAGCAAAAGTAACCGAGCGCATTCGCCGGGACTGCGTTTTTATGGTGCACGGTTTCGGTCACCGGAGCAAAATGATGAAGCGGTCTTACCTGAAAGGCGCCGACGATAATCAGCTCATTACAAAAGTACTGGAAGATCCGATTATGGGCGGAACAGGAATGCGCGGCAATTTTGTTACTTTTAAAGTGGAGGAAGCGTAA